The DNA region GTTCGCTGAAGCGGTAGAGGCCATCGAGAACGGACCGGTGGAGGGCGTGCGAGCAAGCGGCGCGACAGGGCTGCAGGAAGTCATCTTCGGGGTGATACCGCAGGTACTTCCATTGTGGATCTCGTATTCACTTTACCGCTTCGAATCCAATGTGCGCTCGGCGACCGTCGTGGGCATGGTGGGCGCGGGTGGGATAGGGGTGACCTTGTGGGAAGCGATCAGAGGTTTCCAGTTGGCCCAGACCTGCGCCATCCTCATCTGCATCATCGCGGTAGTCAGTGTCATTGACATCGTGTCGCAGCACTTGCGCAAGTACTTCATTTGAACAGGATGATTCGATGAGCACAGACATGCAAACCGCCAAGATAGACCACACCCAGCGTCAGCGCTGGATGCAGGTCCTCGCTCGGGCCGGACAAGACCTGGGAGACTACAGCGATATCTTGCGTGGGCAGGCGTTTCGCCATGTCCGCCAGCCTGAGACCGGGATGGTAATGGTTCGCGGTCGTATGGGCGGCGACGGCGCGCCGTTCAATCTGGGTGAAATGAGCGTGACCCGCTGCGTGGTCCAGTTGCGAGACGGAACGACGGGCTATAGCTACGTGGCGGGGCGCTCCATCGAGCATGCCGAGCTGGCCGCTTTGGCCGACGCTTTGTTGCAGGGCGCGGAAGGCAGCCGCTGGCAAGCCGACTTGATCGATCCGTTGCAGGCCTTGCAGCATACACGTGCTGCGTTGCGAGACGGCCAAGCCGCTGCAACGCGCGTCGACTTCACCACTTTGGTCCGAGGAGAAGACTGATGCAGCATAAAACCTTGCTGCCCGCGTTCGCGGCGCCGGGTGATGACGCCCAACACGTGTTCAGACTGGCGCTGACTGCCTTATCGGAGCCAGGGTCTGTGCACGATGTGGGCGACTTGCCCGGGCTGGCGAGCTTGGCGCCGGCCACCTATGCCCTTTGCCTCACCTTGTTCGACAGTGATACGCCGATATGGCTGGCGCCATCACTTAATACGGCACAAATACGAGAAAACCTGGCATTTCATTGTGCCTGCCCCGTCACGCGCGAGCGCAAGCAGGCGGCATTTGCCTTGGTAACAGAAAGCGATCTGGCTGATCTGTCGGCGTTTCAGCAGGGCACGGATCGCGATCCCCACTTGTCGTGCACGGTCATTGTTCAACTGGACAGCCTGGAAAGTGGGCGCAGCACTACATGGCAGGGGCCTGGCATTGCAGACAGGCACCATGCCAGGCTACCCGTGCCGGCATCGTTCTGGACGCTACGAACCTTAACCGGGTTCCCCGAGGCCTGGATTTTTTCTTTACCGCCGGACGACAACTGACGGGGCTGCCGCGCAGCACCCGCGTATTGCGCACCGTGCAGGAGATCAACTGATGTATGTCGCAGTGAAAGGCGGCGAGCAGGCTATCGACAATGCCCACGCACTCCTGGCGGAGCGCCGGCGCGGCGACCTCAGCATCCCGGAGCTATCGGTTGAGCAACTGCAGCAGCAGATGCCCCTGGCGGTTTCGCGGATTATGAGCGAGGGCTCGCTATATGACCCGCAATTGGCAGCACTGGCCTTGAAGCAGGCGGCGGGCGATATGCTCGAAGCCATCTTCCTGCTGCGGGCGTATCGGACTACCCTGCCGCGCTTCCTGGCCAGCGTGCCGCTGGATTCCGCCCAGATGCGCGCAGAGCGGCGCATCTCGGCAACCTTCAAGGATTTGCCCGGCGGCCAATTGTT from Pollutimonas thiosulfatoxidans includes:
- the phnG gene encoding phosphonate C-P lyase system protein PhnG, with amino-acid sequence MSTDMQTAKIDHTQRQRWMQVLARAGQDLGDYSDILRGQAFRHVRQPETGMVMVRGRMGGDGAPFNLGEMSVTRCVVQLRDGTTGYSYVAGRSIEHAELAALADALLQGAEGSRWQADLIDPLQALQHTRAALRDGQAAATRVDFTTLVRGED